Proteins from a genomic interval of Clostridia bacterium:
- a CDS encoding ParB N-terminal domain-containing protein — translation MRIERKRLADLAPAPYNPRKKLKPGDREYERLRRSIVEFGYVDPIVWNERTGNVVGGHQRLNVLMELGIEEAEVSVVDLDPEKEKALNLALNKIQGERDEEKLAELLQELSKSEAVDVELSGFGEKEIRKLLERMEEKGQKREGVEEWVEELGERHDYVVLYFDNELDRLKAWQVLGIKERVNIRWGKWDSERVRRELGQKKLGCGRIMRGAPVIEFLAAKGYRLQGEDERDADGDT, via the coding sequence ATGCGGATCGAAAGGAAAAGGCTGGCGGATTTGGCCCCGGCCCCGTATAACCCGAGAAAGAAGCTGAAGCCGGGCGATCGGGAGTATGAGCGGCTGAGGCGGTCGATAGTCGAATTCGGGTATGTGGACCCGATCGTGTGGAATGAGAGGACCGGCAATGTGGTGGGCGGGCACCAGCGGTTAAATGTGCTGATGGAACTCGGGATCGAGGAGGCTGAGGTAAGTGTGGTGGACCTGGATCCCGAAAAGGAAAAGGCGCTCAACCTGGCGCTGAACAAGATCCAGGGCGAGCGGGATGAGGAGAAACTGGCGGAGCTTCTGCAGGAGCTCTCTAAATCGGAAGCGGTGGATGTAGAGCTCAGCGGCTTCGGGGAGAAGGAGATAAGGAAGTTGCTCGAGCGCATGGAGGAGAAAGGGCAGAAGCGCGAAGGAGTGGAGGAATGGGTCGAGGAGCTGGGCGAGCGGCATGATTATGTGGTGCTGTATTTCGATAATGAGCTGGACAGGCTCAAGGCGTGGCAGGTGCTGGGGATAAAGGAGCGGGTTAATATCAGATGGGGCAAATGGGATTCGGAGCGGGTGCGCAGGGAGCTCGGACAGAAAAAGCTGGGCTGCGGGCGGATCATGAGAGGCGCGCCGGTGATAGAGTTTCTGGCGGCGAAGGGCTATAGGCTGCAGGGCGAGGATGAGCGGGATGCTGATGGTGATACCTAG
- a CDS encoding Holliday junction resolvase RecU, with product MLGHANRGRAFEELIKLANRQYFERGLAVVHKVPTAWIPLRNRSGKIWGAKVEEKAAVDFLGMYRGCGIAFDAKHSETGRISWKRVEEHQARFLDRWYECGGIAFILAEVEGRWWAVPWLFWREQMRKGKGSFGAEVARGYWEVRQTERAAVDYLATVDLWLPPGVRAWQR from the coding sequence TTGCTCGGGCATGCAAATCGAGGCAGGGCGTTCGAGGAGCTGATCAAGCTGGCAAACCGGCAGTATTTCGAGCGGGGGCTGGCGGTAGTGCATAAAGTACCTACCGCTTGGATCCCGCTCAGGAACAGGAGCGGGAAAATCTGGGGCGCGAAGGTCGAGGAGAAGGCGGCGGTGGATTTCCTCGGCATGTACAGGGGGTGCGGGATCGCATTTGATGCCAAACATTCGGAAACCGGAAGGATTAGCTGGAAGCGGGTGGAGGAGCATCAGGCCCGGTTCTTGGATCGGTGGTATGAATGCGGCGGCATCGCGTTTATCTTGGCCGAGGTGGAGGGAAGATGGTGGGCGGTCCCGTGGTTGTTCTGGCGGGAGCAGATGAGAAAGGGAAAGGGCTCGTTTGGCGCGGAGGTGGCGAGGGGATATTGGGAGGTCCGACAGACCGAGCGGGCGGCGGTGGATTATTTGGCAACTGTGGATCTATGGCTGCCCCCGGGGGTGAGAGCGTGGCAGAGGTGA